In Scomber japonicus isolate fScoJap1 chromosome 19, fScoJap1.pri, whole genome shotgun sequence, a single genomic region encodes these proteins:
- the orai1b gene encoding calcium release-activated calcium channel protein 1, with translation MSLNEHSLQALSWRKLYLSRAKLKASSRTSALLSGFAMVAMVEVQLDNSYPYPPALLIAFSACTTVLVAVHLFALMVSTCILPNIEAVSNVHNLNSVKESPHERMHRHIELAWAFSTVIGTLLFLAEVVLLCWVKFLPVKPNKSSNNTVSSGVAAAITSTSIMVPFGLVFIVFAVHFYRSLVSHKTDRQFQELEELSNLTRLQNELDNRGESSILQSPSSHFP, from the exons ATGAGTCTGAACGAGCACTCACTGCAAGCTCTCTCCTGGAGGAAGCTCTACCTGAGCCGAGCTAAACTCAAGGCTTCCAGCCGGACATCAGCTCTGCTCTCTGGATTTGCTATG GTAGCCATGGTAGAAGTGCAGCTGGACAACAGCTATCCTTATCCACCTGCTCTCCTTATCGCCTTCAGTGCCTGTACCACTGTGCTCGTGGCCGTCCACCTGTTCGCTCTAATGGTTAGTACCTGCATCCTGCCCAACATAGAGGCTGTCAGCAACGTCCACAACCTCAACTCTGTGAAGGAGTCACCGCATGAGCGAATGCACCGGCACATTGAACTGGCGTGGGCTTTTTCTACTGTTATTGGTACTTTACTCTTCCTAGCTGAGGTGGTTCTACTCTGCTGGGTCAAATTTTTGCCTGTGAAGCCCAACAAGTCCAGCAATAACACAGTTTCATCGGGTGTGGCTGCTGCTATTACCTCCACCTCTATTATGGTGCCCTTTGGATTAGTGTTCATAGTCTTTGCTGTGCATTTCTATCGCTCCTTGGTCAGCCACAAAACTGACAGACAGTTTCAGGAGCTGGAGGAGTTATCTAATCTCACCAGACTACAGAACGAGCTGGACAACAGAGGGGAATCTTCCATCTTGCAGTCTCCAAGCTCGCATTTCCCATAG